The Periophthalmus magnuspinnatus isolate fPerMag1 chromosome 19, fPerMag1.2.pri, whole genome shotgun sequence region CCCATTATCGCCACAACCTTCTGCTGTCATCCGTAAGTAAAAACACCCAAAGAGAGACACCACAGCCAAAAAGGGGAATTGAACCTGGAGCGCAAAGACTTTCCTAAAATAACCCTAATGTCCTTGAAGgttccatttttttctgtttaaacctGGGCGTCTGCTTTGTATGTTGGTCTGTGTGTGGTGGCAGTTGTAGTACAGCTATTGGTGTTGAAGTTACATTGTTCGAGTACTTTAAGGAGCAAGATAGAGAAACAAAAGACTCACCAAACCTTGCTATTGTAAAAACTGAAGATCCCATTCCAAAAGGTTTGAATGCTGTGTGAAaggtaaataaaatcaaaaagtgTATTGTAGTTGGGtggattttaataaaacaatttaataaagcattttaaatttgacaacAGCAGGACATGTTTCTTTCAATATGGATTTTTGTTTgataacattttgttttgcacaGTATCCAAACTTTTTGAAACTAGGGTTGTAAACCAGGGGGTGTCATTTCAATCAGTTTTCAAGGATTTCCCATCCTTCaatatttttgtcttatttccTTAATCATCTTTGATCACCGCATTGGGTCCTCTCTTCcattctctttccctctctttgtgtgttttgatcCGGGCTGTAACACGGCCCCCTCCTTTCCTTCAGATGGTGCTGTCCTCATTCAAACATGAGTTGCTCAGCGGCTGGTGGCTGGGGCGGGTCAATGTGATGCGCTGGGAGGGTGTGTTTCGCTGTATCCCCATCTGTGGGATGGCCTTCGCCTGTCAGTCGTAAGTACTATTCCCCGCCCCTCTGGCCGCACAAGACCCTCCCATAAAACGAATGCAGAGTAGGCTCAACAAATGCATATTTATGCAGTTGACAGTAAGCTTAAATTTATGTAGTAGCTTGGCTTGTTCCCACTAACTCCCAAGTGATCAGTAAAGTCCTGCATGTTCAAATACAATTGTGCATGTTTAGGGTGGAGGTGGAATTTGGCCTGTGATTTCCCTAATAGCTTCACCAATCATCTCATTCATATATTGccataaaacaacaacttttaagtttgagattttatttttgttgtcaaaaacataattGTAGATATTGTCATACCATGTTATTACTGAACCAGCGTTTATTTTAGCTAGCATCCTATTTAATGCGTAAATTCCCTAAACAGTGGGTATGGACCCCAAACCGGGTTGTATTGGGGTTAATCATAGTTTCAGTGATAATTCAATTTGTTGTATCTTCTAAAATCACGTattaaaggaaataaaatgcAGGTGTCACAAATGTGGTAAAGGTCTGGATTGTTTGGAATTTAAATTAAACCCACAATTGGAGCAACTGAAAACCATTTaaattctttgtttgttttgttttaaaagtctattcaagttttttttttgtttttttactacaCAAAGGCTCTTTACCAAGTCTATCTATCAAATATAGTTTTCTACACACTTACAGACATTTTTGGTcagatggtaaaaaaaaaagaaaaaaaaaagagtttcaCGCCTATTTTACCATCCCATTAACTTTCCTCACAGTGACTCCAGAGAACCCACTGCCATATTTTCACCTCTCATAGCTTAATCAGACCTTCTCCCAACCACTTTTTGTCACTCGCGTCTCCATTTTCACCCATCTGCATGCTCCATCGCTGCCTCTTTTGTCATgttcttcttgcctttagtgcTTGCTCCTGGATGGTAAAGGGTAATGTGTCAAGGTCTAATGGGATCGGGGAGTATGGAAGTCTTATCTTTTGATTTGAATGCACAGCTAGGGGAAGGATATAGAAGGGGAGTGTTACAGTGAGGTCATAGGGGGCAGATGCTCAGAGAGCTCTGCTGGGGGGAGTGATGTAAGTGGCAGAACTTGAGCCGTAGCTATCGGAATTGAGGTAATGGTATCCACACAACATAACATTATGTTATGGAAGGCATGTCCATTATCAAGCAGGGAGCGCCCGTGTTCAAAGAGGAAGAAAGTTTCGGTGTGTTTATCCGCATGTGTTGGTTTCCACTAGCAGTGCTGAGTGATATTTGGCAGGGCGATTTCTTGGCCTGTGGTCAGACTGAGCGAGGCAAGCGCTCCGTTCTAGGCGACTGCGAGCTTAAGCCAAACCACTAATCAACACATTGGACCAGGGCCATCTTCCAGACACACACTGATGTATTCACAGGCTGATTAAACAGCTCTCAGCACATTGGATTTTTATTACATTCATGAAATGTGTTTACTTTCACTTAAAACATTACTTAGCATCACCATTATGACGGGATGGGACCTGGCCACGTTATGTTTTGGCTTTGCTCGTATTGCTGTTAGCTCATAATGGGGGTACataagaaaaacatgtgttataGAAATGTCCCTCTGTGATCCTATTGTCAGCATGCTTTCTACTCCAAGTTAATGATTTTGTCTGCTGCTTATTCATTGCCCTCACAGCAGCTTGACAAAACCGTATAgtagcaaataaaaacaatttaggTCTCTTTTTGTCACAGCCATTGAGTGACCATTAGATCTAATGGCAGCGTAGTTGcaaaaatcatttttatttaaccttggCCATAAGATTTACTGGATTGCAAATTAAACAAGCAATGAAGAATGGCACCCCAAGACACTGCTTGCTCATAAAAccagcatgtgtgaatgaagacaTGCAAAGAGATGAGGAAAGAAAGTTATGGTTTCTAGCTCTCCCCCTTTGCGTGTGGGAATTAGAGGCGAGAGTCAGCCAAGAAAGTTTATAATGCTCTAAAACCATCCAGGCACTCACTGTTGGATAGAAAGGCACTGAATTTATTGGGTAATGTGTTGACGGTCACCTCCACGCATTTCactgggacagagggaggagttgAATGGTAGAGAGGCTGTTGTCCATACTCTGTCACCCACACACAGGCTTCACGCCCACTGCTTTGCTTACTCCAATAAAAGAATACtgggtaaaataaatgtagtagtagtagtactgtatgTCAATCAGAGCTGCAACAACATTCATTCAGATTAATTGATTTTGAACTATTTTAGACGATTAATTAAAAGATTAAGTAATAGCAAAATGATTGTTTGTTGGAGCCCTAATGTCATTGTTATTATTGACGCTGTTGCATTCATGTGCCTATGTTCTACTTATTTAAAAAGAGTACAGATTTAAGCCCAAATGATTGATGTATTCTCAAATATTGGTTACATTTCAAAGAAGAGCAGAAGGACAAAGCCATTATATTAACATTATATTGGCTTTCCCACTAGTATTTGGTGATAGTTCATAATAATGGTAATTAACTCGTCCTTAGATAAAGTTTAAATTGTAAAACTATTAGGATGtgcaaaatattttacatttatggtTGCAAATGGCATGCATGACTTAAGAATCAGTCATATGGGAGACAATACAAAGTCTAAGTTGATAAGCAACTAATGACTGCCTTCTGTTGCGAAAACTTTAATAGactaaaaaacacagtgaaatcGCTATTCGGAGTTGGAAGCTGACAAGGACATAAGGAGAGTGATGCATCATTTGATTATTGAGTGGCACAAATGGGCCCCATATGGctcattaaaaaaatctacaaaaccgTGATTACAGCTAAATTTGAAGTTAGCCTGTGTAAGCTGTCATACTGTATATTGGTGGCTGCTGTTTGAAAACCTCTGTGGGATAAAGACCGGACATTATTGGCAGCACACACATAGCACATCAATGCACAGCAGTAGTGGTCCATGTGAGATCCTCTTCAGGGATGTGTGGACAATTTGTCTCTTAACAGGCAAGTGCTGCCAACCTACGACAGTCTGGACGAGCCCTCGGTCAAGCGCATGAGTACCATCTTCACCTCGTCCCTCAAAGTAGTCACCATCTTCTACATCACTGTGAGTGTAAAGACACAGTCCATTCATCTGTTATTAGAACATTCCTGTAAGTCTATGTGTTTCTCTCTTATTTTAGGTGGGCTTCTTTGGTTATGTTAGTTTCACAGACTCCATCGCAGGAAATGTTCTGATGAATTTCCCGTCCAACCTGGTGACCGAGATGATCCGAGTGGGCTTTATGATGTCTGTGGCCGTTGGCTTTCCCATGATGATTTTGCCATGTCGCCAAGCCATCAACACCATGGTCTTTGAGCAGCAGGTCAGTTCATACGcaattgtataaaaaaatgttcaatgttgTCCTTCCTGTGTGTTACAGAATCCCACTGCTGAATAATAACATTATTGCATTGCATTATCAACTTTAATAATAGttttaatcattataaaatgtgCACCAACTCTCCAATGTCATAGGAAAAGCAAGGATATGAAACTTTGCATTGTATTTGTCTTAGTTATTGGGAGACAGTGGTGGAATAAGTACTGAATAGATTCATGTGGAAAAAGTATTGTATTGAGTAGTgtagctataaaaaaaaattcagtacAACAGTaaatttctcacagatttttcTACTTATAAATGTagtgaataaaagtaaaaactgtcGACTTTACATTGTACTTAtcccatacttttacttttgtactttccATTACTTTCTGCCACCTCAGATCTAATACATTTTAGAAGCTGAACCCTTTTGTGTGCTGTTTCTCCTGCAGCAGAAAGATGGGACGTTTGCTGCAGGGGGATACATGCCTCCGCTGcgctttaaaatgatcacccTGTGCATAGTGTTCGGGACCATGCTGGGAGGCATCCTCATCCCTAATGGTATGTCTGagtctgagtgtgtgtgctgGCTTTAGTGGGGGTCCCTGTGTGAGTGTGCTGGCTATAGTGGGGGTCactctgtttgtgtgtatgagtgagagagtgagtttGTGCTGGCTGTAGCGGgggtccctgtgtgtgtgtgtgtgtgtgtgcgtgtgtgtgtgtgtgtgtgtgttggccGTGGCGGAGGTCTCTGACTGGAGGCCTTTAAGGTGCCTGTTCCTTTATGGGGGCGGAGCAGCACTGCAGCTTTacgatgtgtgtgaatgtgactttacgAGTCAGTGACTGTCACACTCTAACACAGTCCTTAAATCAGGGCCCtaacttttatttccttttcgATGGGCAGACGGGAAGATAGGGCTATTATTCTGCaggctctctctctcactcgcaCACAAATCTATGCACATACCAATATCGGCACTATGTCAGCTTCTTAGATTCTTCCTGTCCCTCTTACAAACTACCTCTATACATTGTAGATGTAAAGGTTAACATgattttatgtttcattcattGTATTATACAGCAGTCACAAGTTAAACCTTTTATTGGCTggccacacacatatatgttcATGGGGTTTGGCTGTCTCTTAGTGTTTCTAATCAGACTAATAGATGGAGGAAAGGGAGGTAAGGACCCCAGAGAGAATGGACACTAAATCTGAGGCAGACAATATGGTGTCCGTCCTCTGAATAAGCGATGGGTTTCCGGGACAAGCGCCCGCCTGGCTGGTCCACAGAGGCAGGGGTGGAGCCAGGGTGCACTGCTGCCAGCTGGGAGCAGGGTGCCGTGGACTGGAGCCCAGAGCTGGGTATGAATGGCACAGGCAGGTATGAATGGACCAAGCGATAAGGTGCACAGACGGCTAAATACACTGTAAGCCTGGCTGTATGTGCAGTATGCTTTGCCTCGCTTATGTAAATGTATGAATAATGCCACAATTAAACATCAATGCAGCACATTCAGAACACTCGTAACTATAATTTTTGTCTATTATCATACAGACTTAAGTGCTGCTGGTATGCATGATTGCATGGTaacaaaataatgcataaaGCTGTAACATCATTTGCTTTCTCTTATCTTTTTGTCTTCAGTGGAAACCATTCTGGGCTTGACTGGAGCCACAATGGGCAGCCTCATCTGTTTCATTTGCCCAGCTCTCATTTACAGAAAAATCCAAAAGAATGGCATTGTAGCTCAGGTAAAATCTACCACAATCGCTGTTTTGAAGTGCTACGTAATGTTCTGTTATGCTGTGTTTTAACTGTACCTCTTTATTACATATTTGTCCATACAGCTGGTACTTGTGGTGGGCCTGTGCATTCTGCTCTTGAGCACTTTTACCACACTGTCCATCTCCTCCAGCAGCCCTGGCACCAAAGTCCAGGTTCACCCTCCTCCTGCACCAGGCCGGAACAACCCACCACTCCCAGACCTCCCTGTGCGGCATGGTAAAGATCACAGCATTAACAACTGCAGTCACTTATCCACTTCTACATTAGGCTTCTACATTAGAATGGTGTGCAAATGAGCCCGGATTTTGCGCAACATAAACGGGACATTGTTCTGACAGAGGTTTGATCGAACGGAAATGAGTTTTTGCTCATAATTTCCTATCCTATTGTCACTAGTAGTACAGCACAGTGAAGTATTCCCCTGTGCTTGTAATCCTCATACACGCCTAAACAAAGGTCTCAAAGTTTTCAGACAGGGACCTCCAAAATAACCCTCCAACCAGCCTGGGACAACCACCCACTGCAAAAGGacacttaaaataatttaaactgGGACAACATTGAAAATcaggtttaattttatttattttagaagtTGAATCATCTTGTGACCCACAGCTTAGTGTCTCTCGGCCCCCCACTTTGGGAACCACTGGCCTAGAACATGTTggcatatatatttttctggGATTTTGATCAAGAATCCAGAAAAAGTATAGCGATTTTACTTTCGGTAGTTATTATTTGACACACTCTATCAGACTGGCACAGCTTATAACTTGTAGCAAAATTGTAGACGCCAGAACCAAGATTCTTCGAAAGTTCATACGATAAGTCAACCCGTTTAGACTTTTTACTACAAAAATGTCACAGATTGCTGCAAACCCTGATTCTAAAACATTGCAAACCACAAAGTAAGGCCAAGGCTCTAGACCGACTAAAACAAAAGCTGAGAGTATCTGAGAAAAAGGCCATGCTTTCATCTCTGGGAGAAGAAAAGGTGGAGAAAGACAGAGCGACCGATAGACAGACAGGCAGCTTGAAGAGATAACCTCGTGATAATATCTGAGAGCAGCAGTGAGCGGCTGACGTTGATAGAGCGAGAGTGATGCCCTTCAAACTCCGGCAATTTctcagccccccccccccctcttcctcttgctCCTACCCCCCTTCATTTCTCCTGACACCCCCTCCCCCAAAAATACATTGTCTGCACCTCCATCTTCTCCCATATCTCTGGTGGCAGCTATAAAATGCCTGCAAGCTCCTGGCTGTATAAAACAAAGAGAAGGAAACAGGTTCAATAGGAGTCCATAGACACAAATAGAAAGAGGACTTCTAATAAGACAAGTGTGGCAGTAACTTTTCAAACATGGCAACATTGTATTTTGTTGATTTTCAACCTTCTGACTGATTGTGCATGTCGGGTGCATTTGCTCATATGTTATTTAAAAGTCATATGAATATGCTTACTCTTGCACCATATTACACTAAACTAGAGCCCtgccattttaattttaatggtgtttgctgccatctagtgggtCTCACTACGAACAGCTCTACTCTTAATCACAGTGAAGACTTCTTTGGTTGTCTTTTTGGGTTGATAATAGACCCAACTGAAGTATAATATATAGTAATgtaacaaatatgcaaacaccAATTTAGGTTTTCTTAGTAGTTATGTTGCAATATTTCAGCATGAGAAGGCAAAAGAACTAATGCCTTTACAAAACATTTCAGCAAACAGCTGTAGTGTTAAATTATggatatatttttgatgaatcTATTATTAATGACATTGAACGTGTTGATATATGAAATGGATGTTCTCTGTCAGTAGATaatgttccaaataagaagccAGAGGAGATAGAGAAACCTGAGATGCCTGTTGCTGTGGAGAGGGACCAGGCTGAGCCTCCACAGATTAAAGGACCGATGGACCTGCCCGAGAGTAAAAAGGATGAAGAGGTGCAGCTAGACCGCCCAGAAGCTGGTGAGTGAAAAAGTAGGAAAGACAGGAAAATTTGACTACGGTTTTTGAGTAGACAATGGTGCAAAGATTGAATAAACTGTGTGTACATATACATGACGAGTAAAAATCCCATAACTAGAATAAGAGAAATTTGGTCATCTAACCACGTGGTGAGATGTCTCATTTAATTAGtggatttttagagtaacttgtatttggaagaccaaagtacaatgaattttaaaataactaaataataaataatcattttttaacattttatcttCCATAGTTGTCTTTGCCACATTAACTTGCCCTTTTTGCACAATTTTCAATATCAAAAtgtgcacaggtgtgaacaataaGAAAGAAATCAGGTTGCACACATCAGATGTAACTTACCTGACATTAATGATTATGGCCATGTTTCACAAAGGAGGTTCAACTCAGGGTTTTCTGTTTCATGAAGCAAGTTTAGAGCAGAGCAAAAAGACTGAGGGATCTGTTTATCAGAAAACACAAGATTCATCAATTTATCCCAGAAAAGTGGATCCACTGTGGCAAAGGTAAACCAGAGGAGGGACATCATTGAGGGACAGGAAGTTATGTGTCTGTGGAACATGCTTTGGACAGATCAGTGAggtttaatataaaagaaatgtgGAGGAGCACATTGTTTAATCAATTTGTACTATTTTAGTATGAAGCTATAAATAATGTTACTCTAAAGGCCCAAATAATTGTGTTGCGGCCTACTTGgataaaaatatgttatttattatataaaactgttattaaaaagtttaaaattacaattttaatatttgattgatGAAATGTGTTAATTACCATTTTTAACAAATCTAAGATGTTTAGAGCTGCTCTGTCCTGCTCTGGACCAGGTTAGGTTCACAGAGTTTTCGGTTTCACAGAGAGAGTGAACTTAAACCCTGTCACCGTGATAACCCACTCTGAGTTTACAACTTCTgagtttggactaaacctgcttcTTAAAACAGGGCCTTTATCTTTGGTGTGTATGTAAACATAGCCAGTGTTGTGCACATTTATGTGATGTGCATGtcacaataaatatataaagcttCTAATAATTATTACATTCATTGTTGCTGTTTCAACCATGTGACAATGACATTTGTGGACATTTGTGTAAAGAGTATGGGTTGAAGGTCTGAATCTCTAAAATTTGAATTGATTTGCAGTGATGTTTTATCTATTGTAGTTGTTGATTCAATTCTTTGTCCATAGTGGGTGCTGTTGTAGTACCAGAGGCAGAAGCCCATCGCCATGAGCCTCCCATTCCCCATGATGCGGTCCAAGTGGATGTCAGGAAGAACCAAGAGGAACTTCAAGAAGAGAAGGAGCAGCAACCTGGAGGTGAATCTCAAAAACAACTAAAGCCACCAGAGGAAATCCAGGacaaaaaggaggagaaagagaatgaggaaaaaccTGCTGAAGTGGTGATAAAGGAGGATTTAGGTGGAGGAGAGCAACATATAAATGAGATTCTGGAAAAGCATGACGGAGATACAAAGCAAGATGTTTCTCAGTTCGAGGAAGATATGAGGCAAGATACAGTAAAAGAGGCTGTTGCAgagaaaacaaatgtagcaaACCCAGCACCAGTGGCACAAGTGGATAAAGCAGAACCTGCAGTGAAAAGTAAGCATTCATTGCCTTGTGAAGAGATtgaaagaagatattttttaaaatataaaatccgATGGTTTGTGATTTCTTTCACAAGGCTTTGGAGGAGAACCCCCTGTCGTTGCTGTTGCCCAGGGAGCTGACAGTAAAGATACAGCTGATGAGAAAATGGATGGTAAGTGAGATTATACAacatagtgaaagaaaaaaggCAGTGACAAAAAAAATTAGGCCTTTATTGGCTATAAGCGGTAACTATGGATATCTAGACTGATTTCTTGCTTTGACATAATGCTTTGCGGTCTTTTGTTCTCTGTTGACTACTGCTTTTGCTCTCGTTTTCacttttcactctttctctGCTGGACTTCCATCACAGTGATAAAAAAGCTGGTTGCAGGTATGAATTCTTTCCTGCCTCTATTTCTCTTGTTCTTTcagggtgcattcacacttgcacaatcACCACattaaaattgggactaaacctggaactaaaccaggactagaacaggaccaaatcaaatCTACGTTAGGACTCAAACtgggcccaaaccaggaccaaatggGAATGCACCCTTACTTTAATTATGTAGTTTAAATTACTTTAATTGACTCGCATACTAATAAGAAGCAACATAAATCAACCATTAAACCTTTTTCAAGATGATTATTTCTGATGACTGAACACGTGTTAACAGTGAGAAGAGTCGATAGAATAGGACATATAACAATTTCTTCTGTGCAGAGGGCCAGCTGGACCATGCTGTGCTGTTGCAGGTGATTAAAGAGCAGCAGGTACAGCAGAAGAGGCTTTTGGACCAGCAGGAAAAACTGTTAGCTGTCATAGAAGAACAGCACAAGGAAATTCACCAGAAACAACCTGCAGGTGAGTATATGTTTTTTAACAGATTGAAATATTTTGGATCTTTTCATAATCCTCATAAATCTCCTCATTCATGAACATAAAGgtccattatgtaacttttctgacggagggtatgccacctgcttgtttaaaatgttatagatttgcctggaatgtttaacAGCATGAAaacttttaaatgcatttttatatttatagatgtttttattgttcaaaaataccttggaaaacattCTTCCTGTGAATGCGCATggctttccacagatctgacctgtggcATGGCCTTTTggtgccaccttcttgtctccatgtcatactgtgaaacattccaggcaaagcatgaagacaagcagttggcagacCCTCGATTAGAAATATTATATACTAGTGCAAATTTTGCAAATAAGAAAATGCTTATAGTGTCAAATTATATCTGATGCGAGGTgtaatttttcttcttttagttcctgaaAGTGATGCTGAAAAAAGTATCCAGGATCACGCAGCAGTTGACGGAGGAGCAGTGAAAGCCAAAGAGCCCGAGCCAGACTTGAAGCAGCCTGCAGAGGCAGTAATGGAAGCAGCAGGTCAGGCTCCTCAGGCTGGAGTAGGAGATCCTCAGGTAGTTGTTCAAAACCAGGCCCTACCTGTAGGGAACAGTGTGGAGGGTGGGGCAAAAGCAGCTGTCCCTGTAGCATACAAAGAGGACATTAAATCTCAAGAGGGTGGGCTTGGGGCACGAGGGGTACCACTTGGAAAGAAGAAAAGTGTGGACGCTCTGCCTGTTGTCCAAAATGAGGAGCCAGCCCAAGTTAAAGACCATGAAAAAGAACTAATGGAAAAAGAGATTCAGGAGAGATTGCTTCTGAGAGATCAGCAGCAAGAGAAAGAGCtaaaggaggagcaggagagaatACAGAAGGAAGTGGAGGCCAGAGTTGAACAAGAACGGctggaaagagaaaagaaggaaCAAATAGCCAAAGAACTAGAGATAGCGAAAGCTGTGCAGGTCAGATTAGCGAAAGAGCGTAAGGAGGCAGAGCAGAGGGCTGAGCAGGAGAGGATCGAAAAAGAAGTTGCAGCAAGAGTTGAGAAAGAACGACTAGAGAGGGAACGCAAAGAGAAACTAGCCAGAGAACTGGAgctggaaagagagagggaaaaacagAAGAAAGCATCTGAAGAGGCACACAAACAAGAAGTCCAAAAAGTGGAGAAAGAACCTGAGAAGGCGAGGAACGGGCTGAATGAAGCacaagagggggagggagcCAGAGAAGCCCAAAATGGTGCACTAGGGAACAACATGGCTGATGGAGAGGCTTTGAAGAAGGGAGGACGGGACCTCAAAGAGAACCACGCCGGCCCCCAGGACTCGCACGAGAAAGCCAGGGACCAGGGAGAGACTGATCTGAGGCGGAGGCGCAGAGCATTGGGGGGCAAAGAAAAGCAAGGGCCCATAGAGGATGCAGGCATGTCCATGGGGGGCCACGGTCTGGAGCCCCTGCTGGAGCTTGGGGGTTCAGATCTTCACGTGGCCTTGGAGCAGCACTTACTGGCCGGAGCAGTGGTCCACTCACGGCAGATTAAGCAAACCCCAGAAGTAGAAGACAccaaataacagacaaataataaatacaacgtgATACTGTGGAGTGGACCAAATGCGCCTTACTGTCAGCTTTTAGAGAAAAACAAAGTTCAGAATGGTCCAAATTCAATGGTCTGTAACTGTGAGTCTTTATTAGCAACTGAAGAGTGTAAATAGtaacttattttttttcatgtcaggGGGACCATGGGGTATGTTACTGTTGAAATGTGTGTAAGGTCTATTGACCATTACCAGTGTTGTTGGACCGGTATAGACTATAACTGAGTCACTTTTACTTCTCgcttgtgcaatcagattttgtTTTCCTGCatgcattttcttctgtttatcaGGTCAGTTTAAAAGTTTTAACATGTTATGTAAATATGTACGTATGTTGgcttctgttataatgttgagaATGTTGAGGCTCTTGTTCTATCATTCATAATCGGCTTATTTGCATCAGGCTCCAGTGAGCATTTACAATGGTTCAAGGCTGGTGCTATGAGGTGTAGTATACTGTAAATGTCCAGTAGTAGTTCATTCCTTTTGTCAGTGCCTTATAATTGTGACATGACgcacaagtgtttttattgaccAAATGTTACAATAATAGACCATCTAccactgtaaaaatatttatGTGGTGAGAAAAAAGTGGACAACTATATACATGTTTAATTACAAAATGCTTTGTCGTTTGCTTTATACAAGAAGCTATTTTCCtactatttttgtattgtggTCAGCCTCCTTGctgatataataaaatatatctgacAAACTATTTATtctcattttacatttacatacataatGAAACGTTATTGCAAAGAGGAACAGCTTGACACCACCAACATCAACATTTAGGAAACACAGATGATACCATATGGGTTTTCCATTTATTTGCATCTTTTCTTGGCCTGCAATGAAATGGAAGTCATAGGCTCAACGATTATAACATTAGCCATTTGATAAACGACTTGAAGTGTTACTCACTGCATTAGTGAAACAAGTCTTCAGTGCTTCAAACTCCTTAGCACACAGATCCTTCTTTATTTCTTGTTTACTTGTGGTAGTGGCTGCCACACACTTCCCATAAGCTGCAGCCTACAGAAGAGTGCAACATATTAAAGCCATCTGTGGTACAATAGGCCTATGAGCAAATAGGTCTAATAGTCTCACCTCAAATGAACACTCTGCAAAAAGTTCTGGGAAACGCTGTAATTTCTCTCGGGTACGACTCCATACATTTGATCCAGACATAGTGCAGTTCTTTAGTGGTTTAGCCTGGTTTTCTCCTAAGCATGAGTCGCAAAACCTTTCCAGATCCGTAAGCAAAGAAATTGTAACATGGAAAATCAGGGTCGCACAACGCAAATAATACAACTAATATTAAGTTTTTCTAGGATATTACAATACGCTATGGACAGCGCCATGTTGTTGACCCCATCAGCAAGGAAACGTCCCTGACATACCTACAAATGTGATTCGCTCATTTCTCAGCCCATCAATGCTCTGGCCCATTCTCTTAAATGTTATTGGTTGCTTTTAGCTTTGACCCTGGTACAAACGCGAATTCTATTTGCCCTCAGTGAGTAACAGagtctgtgattggctggctGTCACATCTAGCCCCGCCCTCTCTTTACAGCTCCAGGAAGAAGATGGGTACACTGCTAAATCATGGCAA contains the following coding sequences:
- the ndufaf8 gene encoding NADH dehydrogenase [ubiquinone] 1 alpha subcomplex assembly factor 8, whose amino-acid sequence is MSGSNVWSRTREKLQRFPELFAECSFEAAAYGKCVAATTTSKQEIKKDLCAKEFEALKTCFTNAAKKRCK